The stretch of DNA CAATATCAAACGCATATTCGTTCAGGTAAATCAGAATTCCATTTAATTGGACTGGATGCTTCTGAATATCCATTACTTCCAGAAATTCAAGATGATCGCCAGTTTGTCATTCCAGCAGATTTATTGAAATCAATTGTTCGTGAAACAGTATTCGCAGTATCAACTTCTGAAAGTCGTCCTGTATTAACAGGCGTTCATTGGGAAGTGAAAAATGGAGAGCTTGTTTGTGTAGCAACAGACAGTCACCGTCTAGCTCGACGTAAAACGACTTTGGAACAGCTGCCTGAGGGAGAATATAGCGTAGTAATTCCAGGAAAGAGCTTAAATGAATTAAGTAAAATCATTGGAGACTCATCAGAACCAGTTCATATCGTCATGACACAACAACAAGTGTTATTTAAAACTTCTGATGTATTATTCTATTCACGTTTACTTGAAGGAAATTATCCTGATACATCTCGTTTAATTCCGAGTGAATACAAAACAACGGTAACCGTAAACGGGAAAGCATTACTACAAGCGATCGATCGAGCTTCTTTATTGGCACGAGAAGAACGCAATAATATTGTTCGATTTAGCTCTTTGGAAGGCAATGTTGTTGAAATTTCATCCAGTTCACCAGAAGTAGGGAAAGTGGAAGAAGAAATTCAAGCAACATCTATCGAAGGAGAAGAACTAAAAATCTCGTTTAGTGCGAAATATATGATGGATGCATTAAAAGCTGTGGATGGCCAAGATGTAATGGTTCAATTCACCGGTGCAATGCGCCCATTCATCTTAAAATCAGTTCATGATGATGCAATTTTGCAACTCATTTTACCTGTTCGCACATATTAAAAATAAATTATTCAAAGGGTAGTCCTCTATTGGGCTATCCTTTTTTACTTCTTGGTGAAAATGAAGTAAAATGAAGGGATAGACTAAAAAGCGAAGGATGTAATTAACTTGAAAGAACTTGAAATTGGAACGGAATATGTAACACTCGGGCAAGTACTGAAAATGACTGACGTAATAAGCTCAGGTGGGATGGCAAAATGGTTTTTATCGGAAAATGAAGTATTGATAAACGGGGAAGTAGATCAAAGACGTGGACGTAAACTTCGTCATGGAGATTTAGTAAACATCCCTGGAGTAGGCGAACTTCGCATTGTGGATCCATTGAGCGGGCAATAATATGCACATAGAAAGTCTGGAATTAACGAACTACCGAAACTATGAATCGTTAGCGTTAAATTTTTCAAAAACAATCAATGTCTTGATTGGCGAAAATGCACAGGGAAAAACCAACATCATGGAATCGATTTATGTGTTATCCATGGCAAAATCTCACCGAACGTCCAATGATAAAGAATTGATACGTTGGGCTGAAGAATATGGTAAAATAAAAGGTGATGTTCAGAAAAAATATGGTCGCTTACCGCTTGAATTGACTTTATCCAAAAAAGGCAAAAAAGCAAAAGTGAATCATTTAGAACAAAACCGTTTAAGTGATTATATCGGTCAACTAAATGTGGTGATGTTTGCACCAGAAGATTTGCATCTTGTAAAAGGCAGTCCTCAAGTAAGAAGACGTTTTTTGGATATGGAAATTGGGCAAATATCGCCTGTTTATTTACACGATTTATTAACGTTTCAAAAGTTATTAAAACAGCGTAACCATTTACTGAAAATGCATCAAGGAAAATCATCTGTAAATGATGTGATGTTTGATGTTTATACTGATCAATATATTCAAGCAGCTGTCAGTGTTATACGTAAAAGATTTCAATTTATGGAGCTTCTTCAAAAATGGGCAGAACCGATTCATTTCGGGATTTCCCGTGGACTTGAAAAATTAGAAGTTCGTTATAACCCTGTCAGTGGCCTTGACCAAAATGCGACATTTGAACAAATGGCTGATTTTTTGCAGCAAAAATTGCAAGCAGGCAAAGCGCAAGAATTAGCGAGAGGTGTAACATTAACCGGTCCTCACCGGGATGATTTGCAGTTTTTCGTTAATGGCTATGACGTGCAAACTTATGGTTCTCAAGGACAACAACGTACAACTGCATTGTCGCTTAAACTTGCAGAGATCGAATTAATCAAACAAGAAGTCGGGGAATCACCGGTATTGTTGCTGGATGATGTGTTATCCGAACTTGATGACTACAGACAATCTCATTTATTAAATACCATCCAGGGAGAAGTTCAAACCTTCGTTACCACAACAAGTGTGGATGGCATCGATCATGAAACGATTACGCAAGCCGCAATATTTAATGTGAAGCAAGGACATGTTGAAGGAGGAGCGTGAGTGTTTTGTATGTGGTTATCGGCAAGACCATTGTCGTCAAGTACAGCGAAATCCTCACGATATTAGATTTTCGCGAGATAAAGGATGAGACGGAGCGGGACTCGTGGCTGCAAAATCCACGTACACGATGCTTGGTAGAAATACCACGTGTAAAGTCTTTAATCGTCACTCCTTTTTTAACGTATGCATCACCTCTTAGTCCGCAGAACATCGTAAAGAAATTTATTCAATTCCCAGGGGCAAGTCCCCTTCAGAACAATAGCGATAAGACAGTAGGAAAGAGCAGGTGAGCTAAATGGCGATGGAAGAAAAAGAACTGCAATCTTATGATGCTGATCAGATACAAGTATTAGAAGGTTTGGAAGCGGTACGTAAACGTCCAGGAATGTACATTGGTTCGACGAGTTCAAAAGGACTTCACCATCTTGTATGGGAAATCGTAGATAATGCAATTGACGAAGCCTTGGCTGGTCATTGTGATGAAATTGCCATCACAATCGAGAAAGACAATTGGATTAAAGTTGATGATAACGGTCGCGGAATCCCTGTCAGCAATCATGAGAAAATGGGACGTCCAGCGGTTGAAGTCATTATGACTGTATTGCATGCCGGCGGTAAATTTGGCGGTGGCGGATACAAAGTTTCTGGGGGTCTACATGGTGTTGGTGCCTCAGTAGTTAACGCCCTTTCGGAAATAACGGAAGTATATGTTCATCGTGATGAAAAGCTTCATTACATCAAATTTGAGCGTGGTGCAGTAACAAAAGAATTAGCGATTGTTGGAGAAACTGACAAGACTGGTTCTACTGTCCGTTTTAAAGCGGATCCAGAAATTTTTACCGAAACAACAGTCTACGAATATGATATTTTAGCGAACCGCTTACGTGAGCTAGCTTACTTGAACCGCGGTTTGAAAATTATCATTTCAGACGAGCGTGAAGAAGAAGTGCGCACGAACACTTACTATTACGAGGGTGGTATTAAGTCGTACGTTGAGCACTTGAATAAATCAAAAGAGCCGATTCATGACGAACCGATTTATATCGAAGGTGAAAAAGACGGCATTTCAATTGAAATCGCTATGCAATATAACAGTGGTTACTCGTCTAATATTTTCTCATTCGCGAACAATATCAATACGTATGAAGGCGGTACGCACGAATCTGGCTTTAAAATGGCGTTAACGCGCGTAATCAATGATTACGGACGCAAAAACAACATGATCAAAGATGCCGACACGAATTTAACAGGTGATGATGTGCGTGAAGGATTGACTGCCATTGTGTCAGTCAAACATCCAGATCCACAATTTGAAGGACAAACGAAAACGAAATTAGGAAACTCTGAAGTAAGCACAATTACGAATTCATTGTTTTCGGAAGCGTTTGAACGTTTTATGCTGGAGAATCCATCGGTTGCCCGTAAAGTCATTGATAAAGGATTAATGGCTGCACGTGCACGGGTTGCAGCGAAAAAAGCGCGTGAATTCACACGCCGTAAGTCCGCTTTGGAAGTATCAAGTTTACCTGGTAAACTCGCTGACTGTTCTTCTCGTGTTCCTGCAGATAGTGAACTGTATGTAGTAGAGGGTGACTCTGCCGGCGGTTCAGCAAAATCAGGACGTGATCGTCATTTCCAAGCGATTTTACCGTTAAAAGGGAAAATTTTGAACGTGGAAAAAGCACGTTTAGATAAAATTTTATCGAATACTGAAATCCGTGCGATCATTACAGCTCTTGGAACGGGTATCGGTGACGAATTTGCGTTGGAAAAAGCACGTTATCATAAAATCGTCATTATGACGGATGCCGATGTAGATGGTGCCCACATCCGAACTTTATTATTAACTTTCTTATTCCGTTTCATGCGTCCGTTGATTGAAGCGGGTTATGTATATATTGCTCAGCCTCCATTGTTCCAGATTAAACAAGGGAAAAATGTGGAGTATTGTTATTCAGATAAGCAACTAGCAGAAATCCTGGAGCGCTTGCCAAAACAACCAAAACCAGTTATTCAACGTTACAAAGGTCTTGGAGAGATGGATGCGACTCAATTATGGGATACAACAATGGATCCAGCCGTTCGTACTTTGTTGCAAGTAAACTTAGAAGATGCGATTGATGCAGATGAAACATTTGAACGTTTGATGGGGGACGAAGTAGAACCTCGCCGTCAATTCATCGAAGAAAATGCAATTTATGTGAAAAACTTGGATATTTAATACCCCAAGTGAAGGGAGGTCGCCTGCGTGACGAATATAGCAAATGATGGAGTTAGAGGAATTAATATCAGTACAGAGATGAAAACGTCATTTCTTGACTATGCAATGAGTGTTATTGTTCAACGAGCTCTTCCAGATGTTCGGGACGGTTTAAAACCTGTTCATCGCCGTATTTTATATGCGATGCAAGATTTGGGGAATACGGCAGAAAAACCGTACAAAAAATCTGCTCGTATTGTTGGAGACGTAATTGGTAAGTACCATCCACATGGTGATACGGCCGTTTATGACACAATGGTT from Paenisporosarcina sp. FSL H8-0542 encodes:
- the dnaN gene encoding DNA polymerase III subunit beta, translated to MKFEIMRERLLDGLNDVMKAVSSKTTIPILTGIKLEVTEEGLHLTGSDSDITIQTFIKAEENGEQVIRVIEEGTIVVQARMFNEIVRKLPTSDVEIEVNEQYQTHIRSGKSEFHLIGLDASEYPLLPEIQDDRQFVIPADLLKSIVRETVFAVSTSESRPVLTGVHWEVKNGELVCVATDSHRLARRKTTLEQLPEGEYSVVIPGKSLNELSKIIGDSSEPVHIVMTQQQVLFKTSDVLFYSRLLEGNYPDTSRLIPSEYKTTVTVNGKALLQAIDRASLLAREERNNIVRFSSLEGNVVEISSSSPEVGKVEEEIQATSIEGEELKISFSAKYMMDALKAVDGQDVMVQFTGAMRPFILKSVHDDAILQLILPVRTY
- the yaaA gene encoding S4 domain-containing protein YaaA, producing MKELEIGTEYVTLGQVLKMTDVISSGGMAKWFLSENEVLINGEVDQRRGRKLRHGDLVNIPGVGELRIVDPLSGQ
- the recF gene encoding DNA replication/repair protein RecF — encoded protein: MHIESLELTNYRNYESLALNFSKTINVLIGENAQGKTNIMESIYVLSMAKSHRTSNDKELIRWAEEYGKIKGDVQKKYGRLPLELTLSKKGKKAKVNHLEQNRLSDYIGQLNVVMFAPEDLHLVKGSPQVRRRFLDMEIGQISPVYLHDLLTFQKLLKQRNHLLKMHQGKSSVNDVMFDVYTDQYIQAAVSVIRKRFQFMELLQKWAEPIHFGISRGLEKLEVRYNPVSGLDQNATFEQMADFLQQKLQAGKAQELARGVTLTGPHRDDLQFFVNGYDVQTYGSQGQQRTTALSLKLAEIELIKQEVGESPVLLLDDVLSELDDYRQSHLLNTIQGEVQTFVTTTSVDGIDHETITQAAIFNVKQGHVEGGA
- the gyrB gene encoding DNA topoisomerase (ATP-hydrolyzing) subunit B: MAMEEKELQSYDADQIQVLEGLEAVRKRPGMYIGSTSSKGLHHLVWEIVDNAIDEALAGHCDEIAITIEKDNWIKVDDNGRGIPVSNHEKMGRPAVEVIMTVLHAGGKFGGGGYKVSGGLHGVGASVVNALSEITEVYVHRDEKLHYIKFERGAVTKELAIVGETDKTGSTVRFKADPEIFTETTVYEYDILANRLRELAYLNRGLKIIISDEREEEVRTNTYYYEGGIKSYVEHLNKSKEPIHDEPIYIEGEKDGISIEIAMQYNSGYSSNIFSFANNINTYEGGTHESGFKMALTRVINDYGRKNNMIKDADTNLTGDDVREGLTAIVSVKHPDPQFEGQTKTKLGNSEVSTITNSLFSEAFERFMLENPSVARKVIDKGLMAARARVAAKKAREFTRRKSALEVSSLPGKLADCSSRVPADSELYVVEGDSAGGSAKSGRDRHFQAILPLKGKILNVEKARLDKILSNTEIRAIITALGTGIGDEFALEKARYHKIVIMTDADVDGAHIRTLLLTFLFRFMRPLIEAGYVYIAQPPLFQIKQGKNVEYCYSDKQLAEILERLPKQPKPVIQRYKGLGEMDATQLWDTTMDPAVRTLLQVNLEDAIDADETFERLMGDEVEPRRQFIEENAIYVKNLDI